The DNA sequence TATTCAAATTCAGTCGAATCCAACACGTCTGACAGAAACTTTTCAGTTTTATTCTTTTCGTATAACGGGTGAGTTAAGTCAAGTCTTGTCTTAAGTATCCACCCACAATCTTTATGAGTCTCATTGAAATATTTTCCTTCGATATCTTCATTGGGAAAAAGCTCAAACCAAGTCCCAACTCCTTTATTTAGGTTCCAATAGAAATGTTTAAAGACAAAAGGTAATCTCGAGTCAAGCATTGATTTATTTTTTGCTTTTGACATTGTCCGACTTTTAGATGCTAAATATTCATTAATTCTAAATACAAGATTTTTCTCATCTTTCTTAGAACACTTTAATCCATAGGTAGTGAATGGTTTCATATTTAGTTTTTAATGATGTACAACGGTTGGGCTAAACTGCGTTTTAATGCAGTTTAGGTTTTGTTGTACGCAGTTCTTTTTAATTCAAATACTCTATTACGTTTTTATCCTCGGTTACGATGTGGTCTGTAATATGGAACACTTCTTTAATCCACACATGTTCCAATCCTTCTTTTCTATCAAGCATAGTTCCGAGTATTTCTGCATCTTCCCATTGGCATTCAGCCTTATCCATTAGCCCTACCTGATAGTTTTCTTCATTTGCCCAAATTCTGAATGGGAAAGCTACTCGGTCTGCGGGTGTAGAACCTTCCCACCATTTTCCAAGGCTGAGCACCCCGTTAACCACTTTATCCTCGTGTCCTATTGTGTATTGACAATAATAAACACCGTATGCATCACCATTTTTGTAGACAAATCGTGTTAGTCTAACTGTTTTATTATCACAGCAGTCACAATCGTAAACATTCGGCTCATCAAATTCGATTTCAATCATAGCTTAATTGCGTACAACCAACTTGTATGCACAATACTGCGCCTTACAATTCCCAATATACGAACCATTCCACTGACTCTGCTAAATCGATCTTTCGAAAATTTAGATAGTTGAAGGGAAATTCACGCCTTACTTGAGTGTTGAGAATTAACTCCGGAATCACTGCTACAGGCTATGACGCAATAAATCAGATTCAGGGTACCTTAGCAAAATTGGGGAGAGACATTTTAAATCTGTTGAGAAGCGTCGACACACTTTTCTGAACATTCTCATTTAGGTTTTGTTGGCTTTAGTTTTTTATCTAGTAGTTTATGAACTTAGCCATTTTTCATCTTCCAAGTCTTCTTTATAATCTTTGGTTCCTTTAAATCCCAAATCCTCTAGTTTTTTAAAGTATAAGCTATAGTCAAAATCTTCCACTTCCCATGGCCTTAAACCCCAAATAAAATCAGCTAGCCATCCTAGATACCTTGGCTGTACAGGATATTTTAAAAAGTAGTCTATACGATTTTTTTCATTTACATGTGTTTCATCAAACCATTCTGAGAAAAACATCATATATGTTTCTCCTCCCCCCATTCGCCAACCTATACTATAAGGATGGGTATCTGGGTTCATGACCCACGGTGGTGGCACATCATTATATTTTTCTATGCAATCTTCATATAGCGATTTATACCACTCCTCATTTTTGTGCTTTTTCATGAATTTTCAAATTGAAGCCAACCAACTCATATCCGCAATACTGCGCTTTCCAATTCCCAATATACGAACCATTCCACTGAATCTGCTAAATCGATCATTCGAAAATTTAGATAGTTGAAGGGAAATTCACGCCTTACTTGAGTGTTGAGGATTAACACCGGAATCCACTGCTACAGGTTATGACGCTATAAAACAGATTCAGGGTACCTTAGCAAAATTGGGGAGAGACATTTTAAACCTGTTGAGAAGCGTCGACACACTTTTCTGAACATTCCCCTTTCTTTCATTTTATCGTGTCATTTCTATTGTAATCTTTTCGAGGGACACAGTTAATTGAACAGTCTCAACCACCCTCATACAATCACCAAAGATCTGCTATGCTTTAAGCGGTTTTTCTCGTTTTGAGTTCGAGGGTGCTAGGGATTCCCTGACTTTTTAGACCTTCTTGAAGGTGTCGAAGCTCTTGTTCACTCTTTTCAATTGAGATTTTGTCTGAAGATTTACTCAGTTTCAAAAGTTCCAAAGAAGAAAGGTTTAATAGCGTTTTATAAGTTCCCAGCTTGTCTTTCAGAAAATCGAACTGTAAAGTCCAATAGGCTTCAAGACCCCTAATTTCTAATTCGAAATCTTCAATGTCGGATTCATGGAAAGCTGAGCCAGTTAATTTTGTTTTATTAGATATTTTGGAAAGTAAGAGAGGGCCGGGACCAACAATAGGTGATTTTTTTACTCGTGATGTGTATTTCTCTTCCGCTAAACTCCACCCTATTAAAAAGCAATACTCATATTCGTGAATCGTATATGGTAGCCCACAAAGGATAAAGCTAAAAGTCCCATCTTCAAATTTTGATTGAAAATAATGGTTTGCCCTTTCTACTAATTCCGCCCGGACCGCATCTGGAATCGAACTGTCTTGAGGTTCACGATTTTCAAAATATTCCAGACACTCGTTGAGCTCATATTTTTCAAAATCATTCTTAGCTTGATTAAGCTTGTCTTTGATCAGTGAGATTAATCCTTTTGAAGGGCTTAATTGATAAAAAATGTCTGTAGTGAACTCAAGTGTTCTGACGATTCTCTCTGATTCGGAGTCTCCTTCTTCATAGCTGCCCGAAAAGCTGCTAAATATGGAAGAATCATAATTGGAGGAGATCCATTCTAAAATTTCATTGGCGACATCTTCAGATGGTGGTGAGGTTGGATTCTCTCTGAGTGCAAGAAGGTCGCTGATTGCCTCTGCTCCTGTATACCATCCTAGACCTTTGGATTTTATATAATTCAAGAGTTTAGAAAGTAATTCATCTAAACTTTTGTCATCCAGTCCACCTTTGATTGATTGGAACTCGCCTATGTCTTTAAGTGCCATTTTGAATGATCGCTAACGGTTAAAATAAATACAGTGTGTCTTCAGCTGTCGAATCTTTCGGAGAAAGAGTCGTACACGTAAAGTATGAACTCGTTACTGTCGGAATAGGGTGGTTTTGCATGGGCTTTATATATTTTTTTCGATTTCTAGTAATAGATCTTCATTCAGTCCAAGATGAATTGAGTCGGTTTCATTAGGATAATTATTCGCGTAAATATGATTGATCGTCTTAGAGCCGATTCTTCTATCAATAAATAAAAAATGATGCTCATTCTCACAATCGACTAATTCGAAGCAAATGGTTCCACCATCACCAGCGATAGCAACTTTGTTATAGTCAATTTGATAATTGTTCTTTAAGGTTTTTTGTATTTCCATAAGTTTTGATGGCACCACAACGACTCTATATGGGGTGTGCCCAGAAAGTCTTTTAAAAGCACTAATGTAACTGAATCGATCTACACAGCCAACCTCGGACTTCTGGAATTCTGTTGGGTTAGGTGTCGCTACGGAACAGTATGCCCATTCCTCGGTATTCTACTGCTTCTGATCGAATCAGTGGAGCGTCTGCTGGCATTGTTTCGGTGAGAGAGCGTGGGCATACCCTATATAGCTTGTTATCAGTATTTAGTCTTGCTCAAATGATCCGAAACCTTCACTCTCCTCACTTTCTATGATTTCATCCATGTTTTCTGGTTCTGCTGGATTTGGAAGCCATTCATCACCTTTCTTTATGTAGCACTTTGATCTTTCAGGGTTGGCTCGAATTACTTTTTCTATATCTCGGAACAGGTTTTGCTTTTCTTTCCAGATAGCACCTGTTTCACCGCATCCATAGAAAGTATCTTCGCCGTCGTCAATTAGAGAAACAAAACCATTAACTCCTAGAATTGGTGTTCTAAATGCAGGTTGTTCAAGTGTTGGTTCTGGATTCTGCGTTAGATTGTAGGGAGTATGCGATGGGCATTTTTGGCACTTCAGTATCACTAAAGACATGCCCTTTTTTGTTGATTCACTAATGAATTCTAATTGGCCTTGAGTTGGTTCGAAACTCCTTTTACATCGTTGACAATCAATCATAGGTTTATACTGGTTAATTTATTACTGATAACCAACTTGTATCCGCAATACTGCGCTTTATAATTCCCAGTATGCGAACCATTCTAATGAATCTGCTAAATCGACCTTTCGAAAATTTAGATAGTTGAAGGGAAGTTTACGTCTTATATTGAGTGTTGAGGATTAACACCGGAATCCACTGCTACAGGTTATGACGCTATAAAACAGATTCAGGGTAGCTTAGCAAAATTGGGGAGAGACATTTTGAATCTGTTGAGAAGCGTCGGCACACTTTTCTGAACATTCCCGTTTTTATTTGTCATGGCATGAATCGCTCATCTATTCGTTCTACAATTCCATTCTTTACATGAAGAAATAGTAGAGTTCTGTTGTTAATATATGTTTCAATTTGCTGCACGTTCAATTCTTTTGGTTCATTCATTCTCTGTGCTCCATCATCGTCAATTGTATGTTCGACAGCAAACTTGTCTTTCAGTTTAAAAGTTCTAAGCTTTGGATTCACGTTTGAGATGTAATAGCCGTCAGTGATATTGGTAATGGTATCTTCTCCATCTATAAAATAAGCTTCATCCCGCCATTCCGCATCTGTGGCTTCTTGCCCAGTTAAGTAGTCCACGTAATCTACTTTTATAAAAATCTCAGCATTTAAATGATGGACTTCCTTGATATAGGCAAACCTATTGTCTGTTATTGAGTCAAGAGAGATTGTCTTTTCGGATTCAGCAGGGCTTGTATCTTCAGGGATAATTTCTTTTGAACTGCCATTAGTTTGGCCACATGACACTAAGAATCCGAAGATCAGAATAAGAGGGCTATAGGTAATTGATTTCTTCATTTTTTGTAATGCTACACAACCAACTTAATATCCGCAATACCGCGCCTTACAATTCCCAATATACGAACCATTCCACTGAATCTGCTAAATCGATCTTTCGAAAATTTAGATGATTGAAGGAAAATTCACGCCTTACTTGAATGTTGAGAAAGCAACTATGCATCTCTCTGTCCCTGAACTGCTACAGGTTATGACGCAATAAATCAGATTCAGGGTAGCTTTGCAAAATTGGGGAGAGGCATTTTGAACCTTTTGAGAAGCGTCGACACACTTTTCTGAACATTCCCGGCCATCATAGCCCTTATGGTAAACTTTTTTATTCTACACGGTTTTGATGGAAATTCTTGTTGAGGTACAATGGCGTGAATTTTGACTCATCAAAAGAATATAACCTGCATGTTTTGATCATCCTCTCTTCAACTACATTGGTGCTAGAAAAGGTTTCTTTTGTTTCTTGATTAGTCACTTTTATCAGAAGTGTTAAATTACATACGTAGGAGTTAGTACTGTCAGGATAGGTCATTCCTTGGAAAACCAGGTCAAGTTTGTAAGAGCTCAGGTTAAGGTTAAATTCCTTTCCTTCTAACTCAATTCCGTCTATCAGAAGTCCTTCAACAAGATTTCCTTCGTCACCAATTCCAGCTCCACCATAAAAGTCCATTATTTCATCCTCCAATTGTAGTAAGAGTTCTTGGTGGTCCTCTCTTTTAATTGACATTCCTACGGAGTCCCTTAAGATTTTGATTAATTCGTCAGTTACTATTTTTCCTGAGTTTCTATTACAAATTATGCTTGTAAGATCTGCAGGAAGAGAATCAAAGCTAACTGTTTTTTGATGAAAGCAGTTGTTTGGTATGTTGCAGTCGCAATTAACCGGTTTTTGATGGCAAGACATCACAGTAGCAAGAATTACTAGTGGTATCAGAAAAGTAAATTTTTTCATTTTTTTTGTTTTCAACGTTTGGGCTAAGCTGCGTTTTAATGCAGTTTACGTGTTGTTATACTTATTTCTCTTAAATTCTTTAATTTTTGAATCGATTTCCTTTCTATATTCGTCAAGGTCGAATATAAGAATAGGCATTACTTTATCTCCAAAGTCCCAAGTTATTTTATTACCAGATATGGCAACATCTACCATTAAACCTGTACAGTAAATATCTCCACATTCACATGTATATATCGGAATCTTAGATCCAAAATCATAGTTTAATAATTGGATGTCATCTGTTGATAAAGGATTATTAATTTTTTCTCTTTTTAGAATTTGCGCAGAATATTCCAAATTTTTTAAATCTATTCCGTCATTAATCCATCCAACGAATTTATTCTCTTCAATAAACGAATTATAACCATATTTTACATCAATAATATCCTTTAAATTCACCCCATCAATTATATACTCAAAATGAAAACGATCCCGAAAATTTTTCGAATTTAGTTTCTCCAACGCCAGTTTGAATTCGCTTATCATAGATCAATTAAGTATAACCAACTTGTATGCCCAATACATCGCCTTACAATTCCCAATATACGAACCATTCCACTGAATCTGCTAAATCGATCATTCGAAAATTTAGAGGGCTGAAGGGAAGTTTACGGCTCAGTCGGACATGAGGAAACTCTGCACCCATTTGTGCCAGAATCCACAGCGCTAGATTCTGGCACACTTGAGATAGCTTTGGGCAATTATCCGGCGGCTTGACCTGCCTGAATGATCATATCGAAATCTGCCGCAGTGCCTATTACCTGTCGGATGATCTCAGGGGCAATGGATCGTTCTTGGGCATTTTCCTCGTCAGCTGGAATACCTACCGCTTCGAAAAAGGCCCTAAATCCTTTGGGACTGTGGATATTGACCCATTTGCAAACTTGGTCGGAATGATTGCTGAAGGTATGAACCGTGCCGGGAAGAATATCGACTGATTCTCCTGCCCTGACTGTTTTCAACTCACCATTGACAAAGAATTCCATTTCTCCCTCAACGATCAAAAAGGACTCCTTGTAGGAGCGGTGTAAATGAGGAGGTGGCCCCTGAACCTTGGGAGGAGTCTCCGCAATCATCAGGTCAAAATCTCCTGAGGAATCGTGTACAGTCACCTTGTGACCCAACACCCATCTTGTGTTTGCTGTACCCATTGACGTTCGGTTTTTGATTCATAACACACGATGGGGTTGAGTGTTTGAGGCAATGAGAGTCACTGGAACCTAGAGAGAAACGCTCAGCTTCAAGTTCTCAAGCCGCCATTTTTGCAGGGCATAGTGGTTCTATGTCCGAAAAAGACTCATTGAGGGATTCTTGAAATGGGCGTTTGCAGCCGAAACAGTCCCTCCTTCCAGAGAAGCTGGTTAGGGGGGGATGTTTTGAAGCGAAAACGCTCAGCTTCAGGTTCTCAAGCCGCCATTTTTGCAGGGCATAGTGGTTCTATGTCCGAAAAAGACTCATTGAGGGATTCTTGAAATGGGCGTTTGCAGCCGAAACAGTCCCTCCTTCCAGAGAAGCTGGTTAGGGGGGATGTTTTGAAGCGAAAACGCTCAGCTTCAGGTTCTCAAGCCGCCATTTTTGCAGGGCATAGTGGTTCTATGTCCGAAAAAGACTCATTGAGGGATTCTTGAAATGGGCGTTTGCAGCCAAAACAGTCCCTCTTAACCAGCTTCAAAAAAATAAACGGGCGACCAAAGGCCGCCCGCTCCTCAAATTAGGGTGTCAAATTTATGACCATACTCATATACCGCCTACCAGCTCCCAATCGGGATAAGTACTGCGGAGATCCGCAATGGTGGACGGTTCTATATCTGTCCCCCAGATGAAGATTTTCTCCAGCTTGGGTTGATTGGCCAAGTGATCCAATGACTGCTCCGAAATCTGCGTTCCATACAGATTGAGGCTTTCCAACATGGGCAATACTTCCAGCTGTTGGACGCCTGCATCGGTGATCTCGTTGCCGGACAATTTCAGGGTTCGCAATTCTGAAAAGCCGTTCAACTGAGCCATGTGCGCATCTTGCAACCCGCTTTTCTCCAGAGCCAACCAAAGGACGTTGGCTTTGATGGGAGCCAATGCTTCGAGGTATTCACCTACTTGGTCGGCATGGGTCTTTTGGGCGGGAAGGACGACATCCAGTCCATTGGAACCGACGGCCAATTCACGGATCTGGAATCCCTTTTGACGAAGGTCCGCCAGCAGCATGGGATCGATTTCCGCCAACTGTGGGGTTTCTGGACCTGCGCCATCCAGTTTCAGATAGGCACTTGCCAACTCCAAGGTATGTTCATCGGGTTTTACATCGACCAACATCGTGTCAAAACTGCCATTCGCAGTATCGATCCAGAATGTCAATAGCGCAATCTCATTTTCGGTGAGGGGCGTCTTGCCTTCGGGAGGCATGAATTCATCATCGGATTGCGGCAGCGTCACCCTACGAATGAGCTCGCTTTCTCCAGCATGTCCCGCAACGAACAGTTCACCATGTTTGCCGCCCGCGAGATATGATTCAATGGAAGCCAGAGAGAGCTTGCCCTTTTTCTTTTCTTCATTGTGACAACTGGCACATTTGGCCTTCATGATCGGATGGACGATATCCCCGAACAATTGGGCTTGGGCCAATTCCTCGACCGGCGGACGATCCAGCGGATCTATGTCCGGCGTTCGGAAAGGCATGTACTGCACCAGATATTCTGAGCCGTGGGTGAGGTTTCCACCCAAATGACCCGTAGCTGTGAGCCCCACTACAATCCCAGCCAGCAAGACCAGATATACCGGTTTGGGCAATTGGATCTTTGGGAGAAGCCCCGACTGTAGCAGCCACGCAGCTCCGGCAATCAGCGTCGTCACGATGCCCGCCCACAAGTGGGAATCGAGCATGTCTTCGTTGTAGTCGCCCCTCGTGGAAAGCATCCAACCCAGCAAGCTTGCCGCCGCCGCGCTGATGGTCCCCACCATGAGGCTAAATTTGACCGCGTCTTGAGAACGTCCTACCCATCCCAATCGCCAAGCCACTTCCAACAATACCGCCAACAGGAGAAATCCAATCGGCAAATGCACCAATACCGGGTGAAACCTCCCGAAAAACAATGCGAGCGTTGATCCTTCCATGTGATTCTTTCTTCAATCAGTTCCTAAATCCGCTCGAGTTTCAAGGGCGGTGTCTTGTTGGCATTCCACTGGCAGACATAGAGATTCTTGTCCTCATCGATACACACATCGTGGCCATGCAGAATGGGTTTTTCGGGCAATTGGTAGGTCGGCAATAGGACGCCATCCTCGTAGTTGGGGGCTGTTCCGCCCGGATTGGAGACAACCTGATCGCCTTCCAGAACAGTCACAAATCCGGTGTGCTCCTTCCAGTTGAAGGTGCCGCCCTCAGGTTTGGACCAGCAAACGCCCGCGTAGAGATTCTGCTCATCGAATACCGCCCGGCAGACCCACATATTCGGGAGTTTGAGCGTGCGGACGTATTTTCCGTCCAAGGTGAAGAACTTGTAGGCATTTTGGCCACGGGAAGAGCATACTACGAGCGGATTATCCGGATCGCGATAAT is a window from the Pontibacter sp. G13 genome containing:
- a CDS encoding cupin domain-containing protein; its protein translation is MGTANTRWVLGHKVTVHDSSGDFDLMIAETPPKVQGPPPHLHRSYKESFLIVEGEMEFFVNGELKTVRAGESVDILPGTVHTFSNHSDQVCKWVNIHSPKGFRAFFEAVGIPADEENAQERSIAPEIIRQVIGTAADFDMIIQAGQAAG
- a CDS encoding c-type cytochrome domain-containing protein, whose translation is MEGSTLALFFGRFHPVLVHLPIGFLLLAVLLEVAWRLGWVGRSQDAVKFSLMVGTISAAAASLLGWMLSTRGDYNEDMLDSHLWAGIVTTLIAGAAWLLQSGLLPKIQLPKPVYLVLLAGIVVGLTATGHLGGNLTHGSEYLVQYMPFRTPDIDPLDRPPVEELAQAQLFGDIVHPIMKAKCASCHNEEKKKGKLSLASIESYLAGGKHGELFVAGHAGESELIRRVTLPQSDDEFMPPEGKTPLTENEIALLTFWIDTANGSFDTMLVDVKPDEHTLELASAYLKLDGAGPETPQLAEIDPMLLADLRQKGFQIRELAVGSNGLDVVLPAQKTHADQVGEYLEALAPIKANVLWLALEKSGLQDAHMAQLNGFSELRTLKLSGNEITDAGVQQLEVLPMLESLNLYGTQISEQSLDHLANQPKLEKIFIWGTDIEPSTIADLRSTYPDWELVGGI